A window of Metabacillus sp. B2-18 contains these coding sequences:
- a CDS encoding transaldolase family protein → MEIYIDTANFNEIEEAQSLSILDGVTTNPSILSKQNLPHKEVLAKINSIVNGKVWYQVVSETSDEMVKEALQIIEILDKPVIKLPMCVEALKATRVLTNQGIETNMTLVYSVSQAILAANAGAAYVSPYVGRINDIGLSGLNLIQEIVNVFQVQNISTKVIGASLRGSHDIVDVASLGAKAVTMPYRVLMQMIEHPMTDKGRLQFSEDWTTYQTLVTSNLE, encoded by the coding sequence ATGGAAATTTATATTGATACAGCAAATTTTAATGAAATCGAGGAGGCTCAATCTTTATCTATCTTGGATGGAGTTACTACCAATCCATCAATCTTATCAAAACAAAACTTACCACACAAAGAAGTCTTGGCAAAGATAAACTCAATTGTTAATGGGAAGGTATGGTATCAAGTTGTAAGTGAAACATCTGATGAAATGGTAAAGGAAGCACTTCAAATAATTGAAATATTAGACAAGCCAGTTATTAAGTTACCAATGTGTGTAGAAGCCCTAAAAGCCACAAGAGTTCTAACGAATCAAGGAATTGAAACAAATATGACACTTGTTTATTCAGTTTCACAGGCAATTTTAGCTGCGAATGCAGGTGCAGCCTATGTTAGTCCTTATGTTGGTAGAATAAATGATATTGGCCTGTCCGGTTTGAATCTTATTCAAGAGATAGTAAATGTATTTCAGGTTCAAAATATTTCCACAAAGGTAATTGGAGCAAGTTTAAGGGGAAGTCATGATATTGTTGATGTTGCATCACTAGGAGCAAAAGCGGTAACTATGCCTTACCGAGTGTTAATGCAAATGATTGAGCACCCTATGACAGATAAAGGTCGTTTACAATTTAGCGAAGACTGGACTACTTATCAAACACTAGTAACTTCCAATTTAGAATAA
- a CDS encoding peptidoglycan DD-metalloendopeptidase family protein has protein sequence MLVRRMSLVLLTLSMVIGMLVIEKNYVQAKSYIKELEDQWVQPVNGTITDTFGTRHGKHKGIDIAAPEGEEIVSVSAGKVTKSYYSDSYGNVVFIEHPEGYETVYAHLSKRNVEEGETVKKGQVVGIIGNTGISTGTHLHFELHEGEWTYEKEHALDPLFVLESHTAHANQEKKEMENKDHNQIQEESKKNKIKKQEVQKKVITVTKGDTLWGLSSEYDVSIKSLQEWNDLETDLIYPEQKLTLYLNEDNYAFHSLDTEEKQFSDIH, from the coding sequence ATGCTAGTTAGAAGAATGAGTTTAGTTTTATTAACATTGAGTATGGTGATTGGGATGTTAGTAATAGAAAAGAATTATGTGCAAGCAAAATCATACATAAAAGAGCTGGAAGATCAATGGGTACAACCTGTTAATGGGACAATAACAGATACATTCGGAACACGACATGGAAAACATAAAGGAATAGATATTGCTGCTCCAGAGGGTGAGGAGATTGTATCTGTTTCAGCTGGAAAAGTAACAAAATCTTATTATTCAGATTCATATGGAAACGTTGTTTTTATAGAACATCCAGAAGGCTATGAAACAGTATATGCTCATTTAAGTAAAAGAAATGTTGAAGAAGGCGAGACTGTTAAAAAGGGACAAGTAGTGGGGATTATTGGTAACACGGGAATTTCTACAGGAACACATTTACATTTTGAATTACATGAAGGTGAATGGACGTATGAAAAAGAACACGCATTAGATCCATTATTTGTATTAGAATCTCATACTGCACATGCTAATCAAGAAAAGAAGGAAATGGAAAATAAAGATCATAATCAAATACAAGAAGAATCTAAGAAAAACAAGATAAAAAAACAAGAAGTTCAGAAGAAGGTAATTACGGTAACTAAAGGTGATACTCTTTGGGGACTATCCAGTGAGTATGATGTATCAATAAAGTCTCTGCAGGAATGGAATGATCTTGAAACTGATCTTATTTATCCAGAACAAAAATTAACTTTATATTTGAATGAAGATAACTATGCTTTTCATTCTTTGGATACTGAGGAAAAGCAATTTAGCGATATTCATTAG
- the sigX gene encoding RNA polymerase sigma factor SigX codes for MEDTFQQLYEKYHHDLFQFLFYMVKNREQAEDLVQEVYIRVLKSYDKFEGRSSEKTWLISIARHVAIDWFRKQKTIRQRILERFDWDKQQIEDEQQPLPDEVAIQNEQVQWIYRALHSCSIDQRSVVILRYIQELSITETAEVLGWTVSKVKTTQHRAIKQLQKHINNLSEKEGLSIEKTGVE; via the coding sequence ATGGAGGATACCTTTCAACAATTATATGAAAAATATCATCATGATCTTTTTCAATTTTTGTTTTATATGGTAAAAAACCGTGAACAAGCAGAGGATCTTGTTCAGGAAGTTTATATTCGTGTATTAAAATCGTATGACAAATTTGAAGGTAGAAGCAGTGAAAAAACATGGCTTATTTCTATTGCGAGACATGTGGCTATTGATTGGTTTCGCAAACAAAAAACAATCCGTCAAAGAATACTAGAGCGATTTGATTGGGATAAACAACAGATTGAAGATGAACAACAACCATTACCTGATGAAGTCGCTATTCAAAATGAACAAGTTCAATGGATATACCGAGCGTTACATTCTTGTTCAATTGATCAACGTAGTGTCGTAATTTTACGATATATTCAAGAGTTATCGATTACGGAAACAGCAGAGGTATTAGGTTGGACTGTGAGTAAAGTAAAAACAACACAACACCGTGCAATTAAGCAATTGCAAAAACATATAAACAATTTGTCTGAAAAGGAGGGGCTTTCGATTGAGAAAACGGGAGTTGAATGA
- a CDS encoding cob(I)yrinic acid a,c-diamide adenosyltransferase, protein MNLYTKTGDSGKTSIIGGRVDKDHLRVEAYGTIDEANCFVGQAMTHLTEPLFQDIYQELEKIQHELFDCGGDLAVVKEKYPYKANNEMVEFLENRIDAYVKEAPELERFILPGGSPAAAAVHIARTVTRRAERCTVSLQKEMEINEVVLKYLNRLSDYFFAIARVINHRLGVKDVEYERSALVFKTKSSSKEKKDS, encoded by the coding sequence ATGAATTTATATACAAAAACAGGTGATAGTGGAAAAACGAGTATAATAGGAGGACGTGTTGATAAAGATCATTTACGTGTAGAAGCTTATGGGACAATTGATGAAGCTAATTGCTTTGTTGGTCAAGCGATGACACATCTGACAGAACCTCTTTTTCAGGATATATATCAAGAGCTTGAAAAAATCCAGCATGAGCTGTTTGATTGTGGGGGGGATTTAGCCGTTGTGAAAGAAAAATACCCTTATAAAGCAAACAATGAAATGGTTGAGTTCTTAGAAAATCGCATTGATGCTTATGTAAAGGAAGCCCCTGAATTAGAGCGATTCATTCTTCCAGGTGGAAGCCCTGCTGCAGCAGCTGTTCACATCGCAAGAACTGTCACAAGACGGGCAGAAAGGTGCACCGTTTCATTACAAAAAGAGATGGAAATAAACGAAGTTGTATTAAAATATCTAAATCGATTGTCGGACTATTTTTTTGCCATTGCAAGGGTAATCAATCATCGATTAGGTGTTAAGGACGTTGAATATGAGCGAAGTGCTCTTGTGTTCAAAACGAAGTCTTCTAGTAAAGAGAAAAAAGATTCTTAA
- a CDS encoding ATP-binding protein has protein sequence MILWRSVVGKLWGTILLLVSFVLFVLTILMLEFIENYHVDEAENELQQLSTKVSAIMESHEDQSLARSIAWELTDELTHILIIEDKDSYWNSPIIDEDLPHLEFEDIKDDQELSLPLTAGEKISKRTNLDSPNDVFANGEDEVLIVGIPYKVSETEKGAVYISQSLQAVHETTKETTKYIILAAGVAIILTTIFAFFLSTRITYPLRKMREVAQELARGKFESKVPIMSNDEIGELGIAFNQMGKQLKFHINALNQEKEHLTNILSSMADGVITLNIDGTILVTNPPAERFLQAWYYEQGMQVKNDEELPPEAKGLFQRVVNTEKEQMTEIMIQGRSWVILMTPLYNQSYVRGAVAVLRDMTEERRLDKLRKDFIANVSHELRTPISMLQGYSEAIVDDIASTEDEKKEIAQVIYDESLRMGRLVNELLDLARMEAGHISLNLDEVSIPQFIDKISRKFQGPAKDKMIHLQTDIHLNETNYVIDPDRIEQVLTNLIDNAIRHTNENGIVSITVTSEKDGLAMDVQDSGSGIPEEDLPFVFERFYKADKARTRGRAGTGLGLAIVKNIVEAHQGKITVHSKIGEGTTFSFFLPRKKLESE, from the coding sequence ATGATTCTCTGGAGAAGTGTAGTAGGGAAACTGTGGGGAACGATACTTTTACTCGTTTCCTTTGTTTTATTTGTATTAACGATTTTAATGCTAGAGTTCATTGAGAATTATCATGTGGATGAAGCCGAAAATGAATTGCAACAATTAAGTACAAAGGTTTCTGCCATAATGGAAAGTCACGAGGATCAATCTTTAGCAAGATCAATTGCGTGGGAATTAACAGATGAATTAACTCATATTTTAATTATTGAAGATAAAGATTCTTACTGGAACTCGCCTATCATAGACGAAGATCTGCCTCATTTAGAATTTGAAGATATAAAAGATGATCAAGAATTATCATTACCTCTTACAGCAGGAGAAAAAATTAGTAAACGTACAAATTTAGATTCTCCAAATGATGTTTTTGCTAACGGTGAAGATGAGGTACTAATTGTTGGTATTCCATATAAGGTGTCAGAAACAGAAAAAGGAGCAGTCTATATTTCGCAATCTCTACAAGCTGTTCATGAAACAACAAAAGAGACAACAAAATATATCATCCTAGCCGCTGGAGTTGCCATCATCTTAACAACTATTTTTGCCTTCTTCTTATCAACAAGAATCACCTATCCATTAAGAAAAATGCGTGAGGTAGCTCAGGAGCTGGCAAGAGGGAAATTTGAATCAAAAGTTCCTATTATGTCAAACGATGAAATTGGGGAGTTAGGAATAGCCTTTAATCAGATGGGAAAACAGCTTAAGTTTCATATTAACGCTCTTAATCAGGAAAAAGAGCATTTAACAAATATTTTAAGCAGTATGGCTGATGGTGTTATCACTTTAAATATTGATGGTACGATCTTAGTAACAAACCCACCTGCTGAAAGATTTTTACAAGCCTGGTATTACGAGCAGGGAATGCAAGTCAAAAATGATGAAGAGCTCCCACCTGAAGCAAAAGGTTTATTTCAACGAGTTGTTAATACTGAAAAAGAACAAATGACTGAAATTATGATACAAGGAAGAAGCTGGGTTATTTTAATGACACCCTTATATAATCAATCATATGTAAGAGGAGCTGTTGCAGTTCTACGAGACATGACAGAAGAACGTCGACTTGATAAGCTGCGAAAGGATTTCATTGCTAACGTTAGTCACGAGCTTAGAACACCTATTTCCATGTTGCAAGGATATAGTGAAGCCATCGTTGACGACATTGCAAGTACGGAAGATGAGAAAAAGGAAATTGCTCAAGTTATATATGATGAATCGTTACGAATGGGAAGACTTGTTAACGAATTATTAGATTTGGCTAGAATGGAAGCAGGACATATATCCTTGAATTTGGATGAAGTATCTATACCACAGTTTATTGACAAAATAAGCCGAAAATTTCAAGGTCCTGCTAAGGATAAAATGATTCATCTTCAAACAGATATTCATCTTAATGAAACCAATTATGTAATAGATCCAGATCGAATTGAGCAGGTGCTTACGAACTTAATAGATAATGCCATTCGTCACACGAATGAAAATGGAATTGTGTCGATAACTGTAACATCAGAAAAAGATGGCTTAGCGATGGATGTACAAGATTCTGGAAGTGGAATTCCTGAAGAGGATCTGCCATTTGTCTTTGAACGCTTTTATAAGGCAGACAAAGCAAGAACAAGAGGAAGAGCTGGTACAGGCCTTGGATTAGCGATTGTTAAAAACATTGTTGAAGCACACCAAGGAAAAATAACTGTTCATAGCAAAATAGGTGAAGGTACGACATTTAGTTTCTTTTTACCTCGAAAAAAGCTAGAATCTGAATAA
- a CDS encoding GntR family transcriptional regulator, producing MLKGKINKESPLPLYYQLKDIIKNSIENGYLQPEHTIPSERELSETFEISRPTVRQALNELVNDGSLIRRKGLGTFVAKPKVFQQFLETLTSFNNDMKQMGLPFTTQVVTQKQLAPLPMLESIFGTSYKGFTYIERIRLIENRPIVLVSTYVPIELATSLKDDDLTNSSLYELLCSKYNLQIDRATRVLEAINVEEKDAESLSLEIGAAVMSIKTTGYLKNNQPFEYTIARYRGDFSSFTVNLTY from the coding sequence ATGCTAAAAGGAAAGATAAATAAGGAAAGTCCACTTCCACTCTATTATCAACTAAAGGATATTATTAAAAACTCCATTGAAAATGGATACTTGCAACCAGAGCATACTATTCCTTCAGAGAGGGAGCTTTCCGAAACTTTTGAAATTAGTAGACCTACTGTTCGACAAGCACTTAATGAGCTTGTAAATGATGGATCATTAATTCGAAGGAAAGGTCTTGGAACTTTTGTTGCCAAACCGAAAGTATTTCAACAATTTTTGGAAACTTTAACAAGCTTTAATAATGATATGAAGCAGATGGGGCTTCCGTTTACAACTCAGGTTGTCACTCAAAAACAATTAGCCCCTTTACCAATGTTAGAAAGTATTTTTGGAACTTCTTATAAAGGATTTACTTATATTGAAAGAATCAGATTAATTGAAAACAGGCCTATTGTTCTAGTATCAACATATGTTCCAATAGAACTGGCAACTTCATTAAAAGATGATGATTTAACAAATTCATCTCTTTATGAATTATTATGTAGTAAATATAATCTACAGATTGATAGGGCAACACGAGTTTTAGAGGCAATAAATGTGGAGGAGAAAGATGCAGAAAGTCTAAGTCTAGAAATTGGTGCAGCTGTTATGTCAATCAAAACAACGGGTTATTTAAAGAATAATCAACCTTTTGAATATACGATAGCTAGATACAGGGGAGACTTTAGTAGTTTTACAGTTAATTTAACTTATTGA
- a CDS encoding xylulokinase gives MKSYILAHDLGTTNHKCTVFQDDGTIIATSTRLTVTKYGEGGVAEQDPNGWWDNVIETTKEVLQNVAPTNIAVVSFSAHMNGCLPVNKDGEVLYNSIIHADSRSKSVEPDVFQILNENHLYKITGNRIDAHYPVLKIYWLKKYLPEVYKKTAYFLQAKDYLAYRMTGTLGVTDYSDASLTGMMNLTKKEWEYPLFSELKLSQNKMPDILPSSSVIGHIKKDVHEETGLRQGTPVVIGGGDGACATIGAGCFSVGDSYINIGTTAWVSKVTNEPFIDSDKRVFTICDLNEKHYNVLGTMKTAGAAYEWAIKQFSTLTDWVNLESKPEYERFEKLLLKVPPGANGVIYHPYLLGERSPIWNDMIRSSFFGIGLNHNRFDLLKAVLEGISFSLTGIAEILNYSDPVTKYNLIGGMSNNKVFNQVLSDVLQRPVYLSEKSSEATSLGAAIAGGVGVGLFRNYEEGKKLIRFKEHYEPLEKHGDIYQQRLKIFKELYVKLKDIDLRI, from the coding sequence ATGAAGTCTTATATTTTAGCTCATGACCTTGGAACTACAAATCATAAATGTACTGTTTTTCAAGACGACGGTACGATTATAGCAACGAGCACTCGCTTAACAGTTACGAAATATGGAGAGGGTGGAGTAGCGGAACAGGATCCAAATGGATGGTGGGATAATGTTATAGAAACGACAAAAGAAGTTTTACAAAATGTAGCACCAACAAACATTGCTGTCGTTTCTTTTAGTGCCCATATGAACGGATGTTTGCCTGTTAATAAGGATGGAGAGGTATTATATAATTCTATTATTCATGCTGACTCAAGGAGTAAATCTGTAGAACCAGATGTTTTTCAAATATTAAATGAAAACCATTTGTACAAGATAACTGGAAATCGAATTGATGCTCACTACCCTGTTCTGAAAATATACTGGTTGAAAAAGTATTTACCTGAGGTTTATAAGAAAACTGCTTATTTTTTACAAGCAAAAGATTATTTAGCATATCGAATGACAGGAACACTTGGTGTTACTGATTATTCGGATGCTTCGTTAACAGGAATGATGAACTTAACCAAAAAAGAATGGGAATACCCGCTTTTTTCAGAGTTAAAACTCTCCCAAAATAAAATGCCGGATATTCTGCCTTCTTCATCAGTAATTGGTCATATTAAAAAAGACGTACATGAAGAAACTGGTTTGCGTCAAGGAACCCCTGTTGTTATAGGAGGAGGAGATGGAGCATGTGCGACAATTGGTGCTGGGTGTTTTAGTGTAGGAGATAGCTATATCAATATTGGGACTACTGCTTGGGTTTCAAAAGTTACGAATGAGCCATTCATTGATTCTGACAAGAGAGTCTTTACTATCTGTGATTTAAATGAAAAACATTATAATGTACTTGGGACAATGAAAACAGCTGGCGCAGCATACGAATGGGCAATAAAACAATTCTCTACCTTAACGGATTGGGTGAATTTGGAATCAAAACCAGAATATGAGAGATTTGAAAAGTTACTGCTTAAAGTACCCCCAGGCGCAAATGGTGTAATCTATCATCCTTATTTACTAGGAGAACGTTCACCAATATGGAATGATATGATCCGGAGCAGCTTTTTTGGAATAGGCTTAAACCATAATAGGTTTGATTTATTGAAGGCAGTTTTGGAAGGCATTTCATTTTCCCTTACCGGAATCGCAGAAATATTAAATTATTCTGATCCAGTTACTAAGTATAATTTAATCGGTGGAATGTCAAACAATAAGGTCTTTAACCAGGTACTAAGTGATGTTTTACAAAGACCAGTTTATTTAAGTGAAAAAAGCTCTGAGGCAACTTCACTTGGTGCAGCTATTGCTGGAGGAGTGGGAGTTGGTTTATTTCGTAACTATGAAGAAGGGAAAAAATTAATAAGATTTAAGGAACATTATGAGCCATTAGAAAAACATGGTGATATTTATCAACAAAGACTAAAAATATTCAAAGAACTGTATGTAAAGTTAAAAGATATTGATTTGCGTATTTAG